A segment of the Catenuloplanes nepalensis genome:
CGATCACCGGCCTGACATCACCGCCGTGGGCCGTGTCAGCGATCTGTGCCCGTGCTGTCAGCGGTGTCCCGCAGTCTTCGGACGGCAACACCGGGAGACGACACGAGGGGTGACCATGACCGCCGCATTCCAGGCCGAGGGCCTGGTGAAACGCTATGGGAAGACGACCGCGCTGGATGGTGTGGACCTGACGGGCACGCCGGGGACCGTGCTCGGCGTGCTGGGGCCGAACGGCGCGGGCAAGACCACCGCGGTACGGATCCTGGCCACGCTGCTGCGCCCCGACGGCGGGCGTGCCACGGTCGGCGGGTTCGACGTGGTCAAGGATGCGGTCAAGGTGCGGCGCCTGATCGGGCTCACCGGGCAGTACGCGTCCGTCGACGAGGACCTGACCGGCATGCAGAACCTGCAGTTGATCGCGGCCCTGCTCGACTACCGCAGCGCCGAGGGCAAGGCGCGCGCGGTGGAGCTGCTGGGGCAGTTCGACCTGACCGACGCCGGGGGACGGCCGGTCAAGACGTACTCCGGGGGTATGCGCCGCCGCCTCGACCTGGCCGCGAGCCTGGTCGGCCGGCCGGACGTGATCTACCTGGACGAGCCGACCACCGGGCTCGACCCGGCCAAGCGCGACGACGTCTGGGCGATGGTCCGCAACCTGGTCACCGAGGGCGTGACCGTGCTGCTCACCACGCAGTACCTGGAGGAGGCGGACGCGCTCGCGGACGAGATCTCCGTGATCAACCACGGCAGGGTGATCGCGCACGGCACGCCGGCGCAGCTCAAGCACATCGTCGGCGGTCAGACCGTGGTGGTCCGGCCGCTCGATCCGGAGCACGTGCCAGCGGTCGCGGACATCCTGCGGGGCGTCGCGGGCGTGACCCCGGAGTCGCCCAGCCGTGGCGTGCTGACCGTGCCGGTCGACGGCGACGCCGCGCTCGGCCACGTGGTCCGGCAGCTGGAGTCCGCGGGCATCCCGGTGCTGGAACTGGCGCTGCGCCTGCCCAGCCTGGACGAGGTCTTCTTCAGCCTGACCGGGCGCCACGAGCTGCAGGAGGCGGCGGCATGAGCACGACCACCCTGTTGCGGGACGCCCACGCGATCCCGGAGCGCCCGCAGCCACGGCCGTTCGGCCTGCTCCGGCACAGCCTGCAACTGGCGAAGCGCAGCCTGCTGAAGACGCTCCGCACGCCGGAGCAGCTGCTGGACGTGACGCTTCAGCCGATCCTGTTCGTCGTCATCTTCGTCTACCTGCTCGGCGGTGCGATCGCCGGATCCACCCACGACTACCTGCAGTTCCTGCTGCCGGCGATCATGGTGCAGACGATCATGTTCGCGTCCACGGTGACCGGCACCAACCTGAACACCGACATCGAGAAGGGCGTCTTCGACCGTTTCCGCAGCCTCCCGATCGCCCGTTCCGCGCCGCTGGTCGGCTCCGTGCTCGGCGACCTGATCCGCTTCGTGGTCGCGATCGTCGTGCTGCTGACGTTCGGCTACGCGATCGGCTTCCGGATCGGCACCGACCCGCTCCAGCTCCTCGCCGCCGCGCTGGTCACCATGGTCTTCGGCTTCTGCCTGAGCTGGGTCACGGTTCTGATCGGCATGATCGTCCGGTCGCCCGGTGCGGTCCAGGGCCTCGGCTTCCTGGTCATGTTCCCGCTGACCTTCGGCACGAACATGATGGTCCCCACCGACACCCTCCCCGGCTGGCTCCAGGCCTGGGTCAAGATCAACCCCGCCACCCACGCGATGGAGGCCGCCCGCGCCCTGATGCTCGGCACCCCCGACGCCACCGGCCCGGTCCTCAAGACCCTCGCCTGGTCCGCCGGACTCCTGCTGGTCTTCGCTCCCTTGGCGGTGCGCGCCTACCGTCGCCGCACCTGACGACACGGCTTGGTCCCGGGACTCGCCTCCGCCGCCGACTTCCGGCGGTGGAGGCGAAGGGCGTCACGGTCTATCGGCGCGGACGGTCCGGCTTGGTGCTTGTTCGCAGCGCGCGCTGCGCCCGCGCGGGGTTTCCTCGTCGATGTCGATGTCGATGTCGATGTCGATGATCGTGCGAGCCATGTATCGAGGCTGTTGCCGGTGTATCCAGGCATCAAGCGCCGGATCGAGTGACCGATCGGCGGTGTCCTCGGCAGCCTCCGCCCACGGCTCGTCATCCAGGGCCGGGATACGTCGCAGGGATGACGGCGGGCTGCGCCCGGTGGGGGAGTCGGTGCGGGTGCCGGGGTGAGACAGTGGGCTGGTGCGGGTGGGGATTCTGGGGCCGCTGGAGGTGGCCGCCGACGGGGTGGCCGTCGAGGTGGCCGGTGGGCGGCTGCGCGCGCTGCTGATCAGGCTGGCGCTGGAGCCGGGCCGGGCCGTTTCCGTCGCGACGCTCGCGGACGCGCTGTGGGCGGAGGAAGCGCCGGGCGACCCGGTCGGCGCGATCCAGCAGCTCGTGTCGAGGCTGCGGCGGGCGCTGCCGGACGGTGCGGTGCTCCGCTCGACCCCGGCCGGTTACGTGCTGGAGCTGCCGGCCGACGCCGTCGACGCGGTGCGGTTCGAGCGGCTGGTCGCGGAGGGCCGGCAGGCGCTCCGAGCCGGTCGGCCCGCGGAGGCCGGTGCGGTGCTGTGCGACGCGCTGCGCCTGTGGCGCGGTGCCGCGCTCGCGGACGCGGCGGACGCGCCCTACGCGCAGGGCGCGGCGGCCCGGCTGGAGGAACTGCGGCTCGCCGCGGCGGAGGACCGGGCCGAGGCGGAGCTGGCTGCGGCCGGTGACGCCGGTGTGCCGGCCGAGCTGATCGCGGAGCTGGGCGAGCTGGAGGCCGCACACCCGCTGCGGGAGCGGATCCACGCGCTGCGCATGCGCGCGCTGATCGCGGACGGCCGGGTCGCGGAGGCGCTGACCGTCTACGCGGAGCTGCGCGAACGGCTCGCCGGCACGCTCGGCGTGGACCCGTCGCCGGAGGTACAGGCGGTGCACCTGGCCGCGCTGCGCCACCGCCCGGGGCCGGCCGCCGCACCGATGGCCGGGACGAACCTGCGCGCACCGATCACCAGCTTCGTCGGCCGCGAGGCCGAGCGCACGCTGCTCATCAAGCAGCTGACCGAGGGTCGCCTGGTCACGCTGGTCGGTCCCGGCGGTGCCGGAAAGACCCGCTTGGCCACCACGGTCGCCCACGAGATCCACGAGGGCCCGCGCGACACGGCCGCCGGGGGCGTACCGCGTGGTGGGGTCTGGCTGGTGGAGCTGGCGCCGGTGGCGGCGGACGGGGATGTGGCGCAGGCCGCGCTCGGGGCGCTGCAGAAGCTGCGGGTGACCTCGTTCGGCGCGGCGCGGGCGCCCGGCGGCACGATCGACCGGCTGGTGGAGCTGCTGGCGCCGCATGACGCGGTGCTGGTACTGGACAACTGCGAGCACGTGATCGCGGGCGCGGCCCGGCTCGCGGACGAACTGCTCGGCAGCTGCCCGCGACTGCGGATCATCGCGACCAGCCGGGAGCGCCTCGGGATCGCCGGTGAGGCGCTCTGCCCCGTACCCCCGCTGGATCTTCCCGCTCCGCACGCCGGTGCGGCCGAAGCGCTCGGCTGGGCGTCGGTGCGGCTGTTCCGGGACCGGGCGGTCGCGGTGCGGCCGGACTTCGCGGTGGACGCGGCGACCGTGGGCGCGGTGGTGGAGGTCTGCCGCCGGCTGGACGGGATGCCGCTGGCGATCGAGCTGGCCGCGGCGCGGCTCCGGGCGCTGCCGATCCAGGAGGTGGTGCGGCGGCTGGACGACCGGTTCGCGCTGCTGACCGGCGGCAGCCGGACCGCGCTGCCTCGCCATCGCACGCTGCGCGCGGTGGTCTCCTGGAGCTGGGATCTGTTGGACGACGCGGAGGCGCTGCTCGCGGCGCGGCTGGCCGTGTTCCCGGGCGCGTTCACGCTGGCGGACGCGGAGACCGTCTGCGACGTCCCGGGCGACGTGCTGCTCTCGCTGGTGGACCGCTCGCTGGTGCAGACCGCGTCCGCGGCCGAGCCTCGCTATCGCATGCTGGACACCATCGCGGCGTACGCGGCCGAGCGCCTGGACGCCTCCGGCGGCACGCATGCGACCCGGGCGGCGCACGCGCGGCACTTCCTGGCGCTCGCCGAGGAGGCCGAGCCGCACCTGCGCCGCGCGGAACAGCTGGAATGGCTGGCGAAACTGGACGGCGCGCACGACGACCTGATCGCGGCACTGCGGTTCGCGGCGGAAACCCACGATTCCGACTTGGCGGTACGAATGACCGCCGCGCTCGGCATGTACTGGATCATCACCGGCAAGCAGGACGAGGCGCTGGAGTGGTGCGAGATCGCCGGTGCGCTGCCCGGCCCGGCACCGGCCGCCGCGCGCGTGATCGTGCTGGTCGGCCGCCTGATGCCGCGATTCACCGAGGTCGACCAGGCGGCCGGGCCGGCCGAGATCCGCGCGCTGCTGGACGGGCTCGGCGACGCGGACCGGGGCCATCCGTTCCTGGCGCTGATCGAGGCCGGCCTGCCGATCTACGCGGAGGACATGCCGGCCGCGCTGGCGGTGATCGACCGGCACCTGGCCGGGCCGGACCCGTGGCTGCGCGCCATGATGCACCTGATCCGGTCGCACGTGCGGGAGAACGACGGCGATCCGGCCGGCCGCCGGCACGAGCTGGAGACCGCGTCCGGGATCTTCCGCGACCTCGGGGAGCGGATGGGGCTCGCGGGCTCGCTGACCGAGCTGTCCGAGGCGCTGTCGTTGGCGGGTGAGTTCGACGCGGCGCTGGCCGTACTGGACGAGTCGATCTCGCTGCTGCGCACGCTGAACGTGACCGACGACGTGGCTCACCAGCGCATCTGGCGTGCGCTGATCGCGGCGCGCACGGGCGGCCCGGAGCACGCGCGGGCCGAGTTCGAGGCGGTGCTGACCGAGTGCGACCTGTCCGGCTCGCTGCGCGCGCAGTCGTTCGCGAACGTGACGTTCGGCGCCGCGTTCGCCGCGCTCGGCGACCTTGACCGGGCCGAGGCGCGACTGCTGCGGTCGCGCGAGCTGATGGCCGCGGCCCGCACCGCACCGCCGCAGATCGACGTGCTGATCGGCTGCGGGCTGGCGGTGATCGCGGCGCAGCGCGGCGATGCGGAGCCGGCTGCGGCGATGATCCCGGGCCTGGTGGCGGCCGCGCGGCGCATCGCGGACGTCCCGGTGCTGGCCCGGGCCGGGGTGACGCTCGCGTTCGTGCGCCGCGCGCAGGGTCGCCCGGCAGAGGCCGCGGAGCTGCTCGGGGCGGCGGAGACGATCCGGGGCGGCCCGGACCGGCTGAGCCTGGACATCGCGATGCTCACCGACGGGCTGACCGCGGAGCTGGGGGCGGCCGCGTTCGCGGAGGCGGTCGCGCGCGGCCTCGCCCTGTCCCGCGAGGCCGCGGTCGCGTTGCTGCCGTGATCCCCATCGCCCTACGTCCGTGATCCAGGCGTCACTCATGTCGTTCTAAACGCTTGGATCACGGAGAGGGCGGTGGCAGGCGGCACAGCGGCGGGCCGTGGCAGGCGGCACAGCGGCGGGCCGTGACAGGCGGCACGGCGGCGGGCCGTGACAGGCGGCACAACGGTAAGTGCCACCGGGCGGTTCGCCGAGTACAAGTGATGAGGTACAGACTGGGAGCCGGGTGTAAACACGGCAGGACGGAGATCGCGGCGATGGACAGGCGTACCGACGTCATCGAGGACCTGATGGCAAGGTTCCCGCACATCCCGAAAGAGGCCGTCATCAAGGAGGACCTGCTCCGCGGCGGCGTCGCCTTCGACGGCTCGATGCTGACCGACGGCGACGAGGGCGAGGTCAAGCCGAAGTCGTACTTCATCTTCTCGTTCGACCACCGCACGCTGCCGGAGTTGGGCGAGGCCGCGCTGCGCCGCCCGCCGGAGGAGATCATCCTGACCGGCGGGCCGTACGATCTGCGCCGCACCGTGGTCTCGGTCCGGGTCAATCCGGCCTCGCCGTACCGGATCGCGGCGGACGAGGAGGGGCGCGCGAAGCTGTTCCTGGACGGCCGCGCGATCTCCGACGTGGGCCTGCCGCCGATGCCGGACTATTACCGGCACACGCTGCGGAACGGTAAGTCGGTGATGGAGGTGGCGCCCACGATTCAGTGGGGTTACCTCATCTACCTGACCGTTTTCCGGGTCTGCCAGTACTTCGGCGCCAAGGAAGAATGCCAGTACTGCGACATCAACCACAACTGGCGTCAGCACAAGGCGGCCGGCCGTCCCTACACCGGTGTGAAGCCGGTGCAGGAGGTGCTGGAGGCGCTCGACATCATCGACAAGCACGACACGCTGGGCGCCTCGAAGGCGTACACGCTGACCGGCGGCTCGGTCACGTCCAAGGTGGACGGCCTGGCCGAGGCGGACTTCTACGGCCGTTACGCGAAGGCGATCGAGGAGCGGTTCCCCGGGCGCTGGATCGGCAAGGTGGTCGCGCAGGCGCTTCCCAAGGAGGACGTGCAGCGTTTCTACGACTACGGCGTGCGCATTTACCACCCCAATTACGAGGTGTGGGACAAGCGGTTGTTCGAGCTGCACTGCCCGGGCAAGGAGCGTTATGTCGGCCGCGAGGAATGGCACCGCCGCATTCTCGACTCGGCGGAGATCTTCGGCCCGCGCAACGTGATTCCGAACTTCGTGGCCGGAATCGAGATGGCGGCGCCGGCCGGTTTCGCGACGCCGGAGCAGGCGGTCGACTCGACCGGCGAGGGCCTGGAGTACTTCATGTCGCGGGGCATCCTGCCGCGCTTCACCACCTGGTGCCCGGAGCCGACGACGCCACTGGGCCAGATGAACCCGGAGGGCGCTCCGCTGGAGTACCACATTCGGCTGCTGGACCGGTACCGCGCGGTGATGGACGCGAACGGTCTGCTGCCGCCGCCCGGCTACGGCCCGCCCGGTGCTGGCAACGCGGTCTTCTCGGTGAGCTCGTTCATGGACACGCTCCCAGCGGACACCGCGATCGCGGATGAGACGCCCGCACAGGTGTAAAAAGCCATAAAACACGAGAAAGCCGGCAACCCGGGAACGGGTGGCCGGCTTTTTCGTGCGCGCGTCTCGTGACCGACGCGGTAAGACGGATTTTCACGGACCGGGGCGCGGGAGTGCGGGCGACCAAGCCTGAGTTGCCGGCCGTACCCTCATGGATTTCGATCTTGTTAAGACTTGAAACGGCATGCTGACCGCGAGTAACCATGCCGTGAGCAGCGTTTATGCAGCTCGCTGCGGCTCTTTAGGGTCCTTTTAGCACGTCGGCGTGAACGTACCGTGACTGCGCGCTCGGTAACGGTTTGAAAACTTCAACCGAAGTCTTGACACAAGGGGGGCGTCAGTAAGAAGTTTTACCACCAAACAGTAAACATTCTTTTCGGAGGAGCGTTGATGACGGAGGTGCACACCACCGCGGTCCCTGCGGTGACGGACGCCTCCGCGCGGGAGGGTGGCGTCCTGGTGCGCGTGCGCTCGCGGCTGCCGGAGTTCACCGGCGCGCTGCAGCGGGTCGCGGAACAGGTGCTCGCCGACCCCGCCGTCGCGGCCCGGTCCACGATCGTGGAACTGGCCGAGCGCAGCGGCACCTCTCCGGCGACGATCACCCGGTTCTGCCGCGCCCTCGGCTTCGAGGGCTACGCGGACCTGCGGCTGGACATCGCGGCCGAGACCGGCAGGGCCCGCGCGGCGGGCTGGACGGTCGACATCGGGCGCGAGATCCAGCCGGGCGACCCGCTCGGGCGCGTGCTCGACCAGCTGATGGCCGCGGACACCCGGGCGATGCAGGACACTGCCGCGCTTCTCGACCTGGGCGAGGTGGAGCGCGCGGCGGCCGCGATCGCCACCGCGAACCGGGTCAACATCTTCGGCGCCAGCGGAAGCGCGCTGGTCGGCGAGGAGTTCCAGTTCAGCCTGCACCGCATCGGCGTGCCGGCCTGGGCCTGGACCGACGTGCACAACGGGCTGGCCAGCGCGGCGCTGATGCGGGACGGCGACGTCGCGCTGGGCATCTCGCACAGCGGGCAGACCCGCGAGACGATCGAGATGCTGGCCGAGGCCGGCAGTCACGGTGCGACCACCGTGGCCCTGACCAGTTTCCCGCGCGCGCCGCTGGCGGAGCTGGCCGACATAGTCCTGCTGACCGCGACGCAGGCCACCACGTTCCGGCCGGACGCGCTCTCCGCGCGGCACCCGCAGCTGGTCGTGCTGGACCTGCTCTACATCGCGGTCGCGCAGCGGACCACCGAACGTTCCCACGCGGCCTTTCAGCGCACCGCCCGGGCAGTCGACGGGCACAAGGGCCGCAAAGAGTAGAAACCCTCCGCCCCAGGTATGTAGTTCGTCATCAAGGAGCTGCGACACCATGTCTGACAACGACCTCACCCGCCGGACAGTGCTCCGCCGGACCGCGGCCGCCGGCCTGATGGCCACGCCGGCCATGGGATTCCTCTCCGCCTGCGTCACCGGTGGTGGCGAGGAGGAGCCGGCCGACCAGGCGGAAGGCGAGAAGAACGCGGAGAACCCGCTCGGCGTGGACGGCAACGCCCCGCTCGAGGTGGTCATCTTCAACGGCGGCTACGGCGAGAAGTACGCCACCGACGTGCACGAGCCGCTGTACAAGGCGAAGTTCCCGAACGCGCAGATCAAGCACTCCGCCACCCAGGAGATCGCGACCACGCTGCAGCCGCGGTTCGCCGGTGGCACCCCGCCGGACTTCGTGAACAACTCCGGCACCAAGTTCATGGACTTCGGCACGCTGATCCAGGACGGCCAGCTGCAGGACCTCACCGAGCTGTTCGCGGCCCCGTCCGTGGACGACCCGGCGAAGAAGGTCTCGGACACGCTGGTCGCCGGCACCGTCGAGTCCGGCACGTACAACGGCAAGCCGTTCGTGCTGAACTACGTCTTCACGGTCTACGGCCTGTGGTACTCGGAGAAGCTGTTCAAGGACAAGGGCTGGACCGTTCCCGCCACCTGGGCCGACTTCACCAAGCTGCTCGACACGATCAAGGCCGCGGGCATCACGCCGTACGCGTACGCCGGCAAGAACGCGCCGTACTACCAGTACCTGGTGATCCTCGCCTCGGCCGCCAAGGCGGGTGGCCCGGACATCCTGAAGAACATCGACAACCTGGCCGACGGCGCGTGGACCGCCCCCGCGGTCAAGGCCGCCGCGGCGCAGTGGGCCGAGATCGGCGCCAAGTACATGGACAAGGCCGACGAGGGTCTGATCCACACCGAGGTGCAGCTCAAGCAGAACCAGGGCAAGGTCGCGTTCTACCCGTCCGGTTCGTGGCTGGAGGCCGAGCAGGCCGCCTCCACGCCGGAGGGCTTCAACTACGCGGTCATGCCGGTCCCGGCCGGCGCGTCGGACACGCTGCCGACCGGCCTCTACGCGACCGCGGGCGAGCCGTACTTCGTCTCCGCCAAGGGCACCAACCCGCGCGGCGGCATGGAGTACATGCGGCAGATGCTGTCGACCAAGGGCGCGAAGGGCTTCATCGAGCTCAACAAGTCGCTGACCGCCGTCGCCGGCGCGGAGGAGGGCATCCAGCTCTCGCCCGGTCTGACCAGTGCCTCCGCGGTGCTGAAGGCGGCCGGTGCGGGCGTCTTCTCCTACCGCTTCGACAGCTGGTACAAGGAGCTCGACACCGAGCTGCGCACCGCCACCAACGCGCTGATGTTCGGCCGGGAGAACGCGGACCAGTTCTGCGAGCGGATGCAGAAGAAGGCCGACGCGATCAAGGCCGACTCGTCGATCACGAAGTTCTCTCGCTGATGTTCGCCGGGCGGGGCGTCCTTCTCGGGCGTCCCGCCCACCTTTCCTGAGGATCTGGTCCACATGCGGCACGGCAAGTACCCGTTCGTCATCGGGTTCCTCGCGGCCCCCGTGACGATCTACGTCGTCTTCGTCATCGCGCCGTACGCGCAGGCGTTCTACATGGCGCTGACGAACTGGCGAGGGCTGTCTCCCGGCAGGTTCGTCGGCCTGGAGAACTTCACGCGGCTGTTCCAGGACGACGTGTTCTGGAAGGCGTTGCAGCACCACGGGATCCTGCTGCTCGCCCTGCCGCTGATCACGATCGTCATCGCGCTCTTCCTCGCGTTCATGCTCAACGTCGGCGGCGGCTCCCAGAAGGGGGTGATGACCGGCGTCTGGGGCTCCAAGTTCTACCGCGTGGTCTTCTTCCTCCCGCAGGTGCTGGCGGTCGCGATCCTGGGCGTGCTGTTCCAGGCGATCTACCGCCCGGACGGCTCCGGCATGATCAACAGCCTGGTCGCCAAGGTCGGGCTGGAGCCGATCGGCTTCCTGATCAACCCGGACCTGGCACTGTGGTCGATCATCGCGGTGCTGGTCTGGCAGGCCGTCGGCTTCTACGTCGTGCTCTTCTCGGCCGGCATGTCCAACATCCCGAAGGACATCTACGAGGCCGCGATGCTGGACGGCGCCACCCGGATGAGCATGTTCTTCCGGGTCACGCTGCCGCTGCTCTGGGACACGCTGCAGGTCGCCTGGGTCTACCTCGGCATCGCCGCGTTCGACGCGTTCGCCATCGTGCAGACGCTCTCGGTCGACCAGGGCGGGCCGGACGGCTCCACCACCGTGATCGGCATGGAGATCTACCGGAACGCGTTCACCTACTCCAAGTACGGCTACGCGTCCGCGATGGGCGTGGCGCTCTTCTTCCTGACCATCACGTTCGCCGCGCTCAGCCTCCGGGTCAGCCGGCGCGAATCCGTGGAGATGTGAGGGCTGTCATGGCTGTCGATACCGTCAAGCCCGCCGCCGCGTCCAGCGCCGCCCCGTCCCCGGAGAAGACCCGGCGCGAGGTCAACCTCCTGGCAGGATTCGGCCACGCGTTCCTCGCGGTCTGGGCGCTGCTCATCATCGCGCCGCTGGTCTGGACGTTCCTGGCCTCGTTCAAGACCAACGAGGAGATCTTCGGCGATGCCTGGACGATGCCGGGCGCACTCCGCCTCGACAACTGGGCCCGCGCCTGGTCCGAGGCGCACGTCGGCCAGTACTTCCTGAACAGCGTGTTCGTGGTCGCACTCAGCACCGCCGGCACCATGCTGCTCGGCGCGATGGCCGCCTACGTCCTGGCCCGCTACAGCTTCTGGGGCAACCGGGCGATCTACTACCTGTTCGTCTCCGGGCTGGCGTTCCCGGTCTTCCTGGCGCTGGTCCCGCTCTTCTTCGTGGTCCGCAACCTGGGGCTGCTCAACTCGTACGTCGGCCTGATCCTGGTCTACATCGCGTACTCGCTGCCGTTCACCGTGTTCTTCCTGGCCGCGTTCTTCAAGTCGCTGCCGAACTCGGTGGCGGAGGCCGCCACGATGGACGGCGCGTCACACACGCGCCTGTTCTTCCAGGTCATGATGCCGATGGCCCGCTCCGGCCTGATCAGCATCACGATCTTCAACGTGATCGGCCAGTGGAACCAGTACCTGTTGCCGCTCGCGCTGTTGCAGGGCGAGGGCGCGGAGGAGAAGTGGGTGCTCACCCAGGGCATCGCGAACATCTCCACCAGCGCCGGCTTCGACGCGGACTGGGGCGGCCTCTTCGCCGCGCTCACGATGGCCATCCTCCCGATGATCGTCATCTACGCCATCTTCCAGCGCCAGATCCAGTCCGGCCTGACCTCGGGCGCGGTCAAGTAAGCGCTTCCGCTTTCGGCATGGGGACGGCTCACCGGCCGTCCCCATGTCCTTTTTGGCCTCCGGCCCAGAATCCTCCAGTGCATTTCCCGCTTCCGGCGCGGTGCGGCCCGCATGCTCGGAGCGGGCAAACCGCGCGGAGGCCGGCGACTCCGCCAGCGCTCCGCTCCGGCCGCCGCGGCGAAGCCGGTGACATCGCTGGTCACCCCACCCCACGCGATTTCCTTTCGCTTCCGCAGCCCTCGCACATCCCGAAACCGAACCAGGAGGCTTATTCAGCGCAGCGAACCGGCACCGCGTCGCCGCAGGCCGCGCGGTCTGACGAGGGCGGCGCTGAATAAGCCTCCAGGGATCGCACCTCTGCGCGTCTGTCCGGAATTTTGCGACATGCGCGTAGTGGTGGAGCCTCGTGTCGGCCGAGGCGCTGGTCATGCCCCCTGTTCGTGAATTCGCGCTCGATCGACGGTTGAGTGAACACCGGGAGGCTTAGTGCTCGCCGAGGAACACTTGGTCTGTCCGGCCAGGCACTGAGGCATATTCAGCGGGGCCAGCCGACGCCGCGTCGCCGCAGGCCGGCACTGAGGCTTATTCAGCGGGGCCAGCCGACGCCGCGTCGCCGCAGGCCGGCACTGAGGCTTATTCAGCGTCGCCCTCGTCAGGCGGCCCGGCCTGCGGCAGCGCGGCGTTGGCTCGCCGCGCTGAATAAGCCTCACTGCCGACGCGCTGAATAAGCCTCAATCCCTTGCCAGGAACGGCTCCGCTGACCCCGGGAACCAAGTTATTCCCCCGCGACCCCATATCAAGAGGCTTATTCAGCAGGGCTGAGTCGGCGCCGCGTCGCCGCAGGCCAGCGCTGCCGGATCGCTACACGCTGAATAACCCTCCAAGCAGCAATTCTGAAGAAGTGAGGCA
Coding sequences within it:
- a CDS encoding MurR/RpiR family transcriptional regulator — protein: MTEVHTTAVPAVTDASAREGGVLVRVRSRLPEFTGALQRVAEQVLADPAVAARSTIVELAERSGTSPATITRFCRALGFEGYADLRLDIAAETGRARAAGWTVDIGREIQPGDPLGRVLDQLMAADTRAMQDTAALLDLGEVERAAAAIATANRVNIFGASGSALVGEEFQFSLHRIGVPAWAWTDVHNGLASAALMRDGDVALGISHSGQTRETIEMLAEAGSHGATTVALTSFPRAPLAELADIVLLTATQATTFRPDALSARHPQLVVLDLLYIAVAQRTTERSHAAFQRTARAVDGHKGRKE
- the ngcE gene encoding N-acetylglucosamine/diacetylchitobiose ABC transporter substrate-binding protein, whose product is MSDNDLTRRTVLRRTAAAGLMATPAMGFLSACVTGGGEEEPADQAEGEKNAENPLGVDGNAPLEVVIFNGGYGEKYATDVHEPLYKAKFPNAQIKHSATQEIATTLQPRFAGGTPPDFVNNSGTKFMDFGTLIQDGQLQDLTELFAAPSVDDPAKKVSDTLVAGTVESGTYNGKPFVLNYVFTVYGLWYSEKLFKDKGWTVPATWADFTKLLDTIKAAGITPYAYAGKNAPYYQYLVILASAAKAGGPDILKNIDNLADGAWTAPAVKAAAAQWAEIGAKYMDKADEGLIHTEVQLKQNQGKVAFYPSGSWLEAEQAASTPEGFNYAVMPVPAGASDTLPTGLYATAGEPYFVSAKGTNPRGGMEYMRQMLSTKGAKGFIELNKSLTAVAGAEEGIQLSPGLTSASAVLKAAGAGVFSYRFDSWYKELDTELRTATNALMFGRENADQFCERMQKKADAIKADSSITKFSR
- a CDS encoding ABC transporter permease — its product is MSTTTLLRDAHAIPERPQPRPFGLLRHSLQLAKRSLLKTLRTPEQLLDVTLQPILFVVIFVYLLGGAIAGSTHDYLQFLLPAIMVQTIMFASTVTGTNLNTDIEKGVFDRFRSLPIARSAPLVGSVLGDLIRFVVAIVVLLTFGYAIGFRIGTDPLQLLAAALVTMVFGFCLSWVTVLIGMIVRSPGAVQGLGFLVMFPLTFGTNMMVPTDTLPGWLQAWVKINPATHAMEAARALMLGTPDATGPVLKTLAWSAGLLLVFAPLAVRAYRRRT
- a CDS encoding ATP-binding cassette domain-containing protein: MTAAFQAEGLVKRYGKTTALDGVDLTGTPGTVLGVLGPNGAGKTTAVRILATLLRPDGGRATVGGFDVVKDAVKVRRLIGLTGQYASVDEDLTGMQNLQLIAALLDYRSAEGKARAVELLGQFDLTDAGGRPVKTYSGGMRRRLDLAASLVGRPDVIYLDEPTTGLDPAKRDDVWAMVRNLVTEGVTVLLTTQYLEEADALADEISVINHGRVIAHGTPAQLKHIVGGQTVVVRPLDPEHVPAVADILRGVAGVTPESPSRGVLTVPVDGDAALGHVVRQLESAGIPVLELALRLPSLDEVFFSLTGRHELQEAAA
- a CDS encoding radical SAM protein, giving the protein MDRRTDVIEDLMARFPHIPKEAVIKEDLLRGGVAFDGSMLTDGDEGEVKPKSYFIFSFDHRTLPELGEAALRRPPEEIILTGGPYDLRRTVVSVRVNPASPYRIAADEEGRAKLFLDGRAISDVGLPPMPDYYRHTLRNGKSVMEVAPTIQWGYLIYLTVFRVCQYFGAKEECQYCDINHNWRQHKAAGRPYTGVKPVQEVLEALDIIDKHDTLGASKAYTLTGGSVTSKVDGLAEADFYGRYAKAIEERFPGRWIGKVVAQALPKEDVQRFYDYGVRIYHPNYEVWDKRLFELHCPGKERYVGREEWHRRILDSAEIFGPRNVIPNFVAGIEMAAPAGFATPEQAVDSTGEGLEYFMSRGILPRFTTWCPEPTTPLGQMNPEGAPLEYHIRLLDRYRAVMDANGLLPPPGYGPPGAGNAVFSVSSFMDTLPADTAIADETPAQV
- a CDS encoding BTAD domain-containing putative transcriptional regulator, giving the protein MRVGILGPLEVAADGVAVEVAGGRLRALLIRLALEPGRAVSVATLADALWAEEAPGDPVGAIQQLVSRLRRALPDGAVLRSTPAGYVLELPADAVDAVRFERLVAEGRQALRAGRPAEAGAVLCDALRLWRGAALADAADAPYAQGAAARLEELRLAAAEDRAEAELAAAGDAGVPAELIAELGELEAAHPLRERIHALRMRALIADGRVAEALTVYAELRERLAGTLGVDPSPEVQAVHLAALRHRPGPAAAPMAGTNLRAPITSFVGREAERTLLIKQLTEGRLVTLVGPGGAGKTRLATTVAHEIHEGPRDTAAGGVPRGGVWLVELAPVAADGDVAQAALGALQKLRVTSFGAARAPGGTIDRLVELLAPHDAVLVLDNCEHVIAGAARLADELLGSCPRLRIIATSRERLGIAGEALCPVPPLDLPAPHAGAAEALGWASVRLFRDRAVAVRPDFAVDAATVGAVVEVCRRLDGMPLAIELAAARLRALPIQEVVRRLDDRFALLTGGSRTALPRHRTLRAVVSWSWDLLDDAEALLAARLAVFPGAFTLADAETVCDVPGDVLLSLVDRSLVQTASAAEPRYRMLDTIAAYAAERLDASGGTHATRAAHARHFLALAEEAEPHLRRAEQLEWLAKLDGAHDDLIAALRFAAETHDSDLAVRMTAALGMYWIITGKQDEALEWCEIAGALPGPAPAAARVIVLVGRLMPRFTEVDQAAGPAEIRALLDGLGDADRGHPFLALIEAGLPIYAEDMPAALAVIDRHLAGPDPWLRAMMHLIRSHVRENDGDPAGRRHELETASGIFRDLGERMGLAGSLTELSEALSLAGEFDAALAVLDESISLLRTLNVTDDVAHQRIWRALIAARTGGPEHARAEFEAVLTECDLSGSLRAQSFANVTFGAAFAALGDLDRAEARLLRSRELMAAARTAPPQIDVLIGCGLAVIAAQRGDAEPAAAMIPGLVAAARRIADVPVLARAGVTLAFVRRAQGRPAEAAELLGAAETIRGGPDRLSLDIAMLTDGLTAELGAAAFAEAVARGLALSREAAVALLP